The segment TACTATGGAAGTTCCGGAAAAGAGTGAACAACAGGACTCAGAATCAGTCATGCGCAGGAGGGATCTGGAGAAAATGGCGAAGGATAAGCCGGAAGATTTCGCTAAACTTTTAAGAAGCTGGATCGGGGAAGATTAGGAGGAAGATGAAATGGCAAAACAAAAAGAAACATTATCAGGCAAACAAAAGGCAGCTATTCTATTAATCTCCCTAGGTCCTGATGTATCTGCGCAAGTGTATAAGCATTTAACAGAAGAAGAAATTGAAAAATTAAGTTTAGAGATTTCTTCTGTTAAAAAAGTGAACTCGCATTTGAAAGACGATGTTCTTGATCAGTTTCATCAAATCGCTCTTGCTCAAGATTATATTTCACAAGGCGGGATTGGTTATGCGAAAACAGTACTGGAAAAAGCATTCGGCACGGAGGAAGCCGAAACCATTATCAATCGCCTTACATCCTCCCTGCAAGTAAGGCCGTTCGACTTTGCTAGAAAAGCCGATCCACAACAGGTATTTAATTTCATTCAAAGTGAACATCCGCAAACAATTGCACTGATTTTATCCTATCTCGATGCGGAACAATCCGGTCAAATATTATCCGAATTACCCCAGAAAATGCAAGCAGATGTTGCAAAACGTATTGCAACGATGGACTCTACTTCGCCGGAAATTATTAGTCAGGTAGAGCAGGTCTTGGAACGAAATATTTCATCATCTTTAACAGAGGATTATACACAAACTGGTGGCATTCAAGCGGTTGTTGAGGTGTTAAATGGTGTGGATCGAGGTACAGAGCGGACAATACTGGATGATTTAGAAACACAAGACCCTGAACTGGCTGAGGAGATTAAGAAACGCATGTTTGTTTTCGAGGATATCGTCATATTGGATAACCGGGCCATACAGCGTGTTATTCGAGATGTGGATCACGAAGATCTAAGACTGTCACTCAAAGTTGCTAGTGATGAAGTGAAAGATATTGTTTTTAAAAATATGTCTAGTCGTATGGTTGAAACATTTAAAGAAGAAATGGAATACATGGGTCCTGTCAGACTAAGGGATGTCGAAGAAGCTCAGACCAGAATTGTTGCAGTAATACGTAGGCTTGAAGATGTTGGAGAAATAATTATAGCCCGTGGTGGAGGTGATGATATTATTGTCTAGTCATCTAAACGAACATAGAGTAATCGAAATCAAGCCGATCCAATTTTCGAAAAAAACACGAGATGAATGCCTGAAACAAGAAAATAACCTGCAGGATGAGATAAATAAAGCAAAAGACCAACTTCAAAGCCTATACGATCAAAAAGAGTTGCTTCTACATGAAACAAAAGTACAGATTGAAAAAGAAAAAAGAGATTGGGAAGACGAAAAGCAGCAATATATCGAAAGGTCAAAGGAAGAAGGTTATAAAGCAGGGTTTTTACAAGGTGAAGAAGCGAGTCTGGCGAAATATCAGCATATAGTAGACAAGGCCAATACGATGACAGATGAAGCGATCAGAGATTATCATTCTACGATTGACAAAAGTGAAGAGGCCATTTTGGATTTAGCCATACATATAGCAGAAAACATTATGAAACAAAAGCTAACAGACGAGCCCAATTCCTTTTTATCAATAGTAAAAGCTGCTATTAAAGAATTGAAAGATCAATCTGTTATCTCTATCTACTTACATCCAACGAACTATGAATATGTTCTTAAGCAAAAGGATGAATTAGTAATCATTTTGGAAAATGAAATAAAACTAGCGATTTATGTAAATGAAGACATCCAAGAGAATGGCTGCCTAATCAAATATCCTTATGGCCAAATAGATGCTGGTATTGATACACAGCTCAAGCAGATTCGCAACGTATTACATGAAATAACAACGGAGACGAAATAATGGATACAACACATTATCATGCTGCAATTGAACAGGCAGATACATATAAGCGGTACGGGAAAGTACTAAGAGTGGTAGGGCTAATGATTGAATCCCTTGGTCCCGTAGCAAACATTGGAGAGGTATGCTATATCCATGCATCATCAACGAATAGAGCTCCAATACTCTCAGAGGTTGTCGGTTTTAATAATGAGAAACTTTTACTCATGCCTTACGGGGAAGTGGCGGAAATAGGATCGGGCTGTTTGGTGGAATCTACCGGCAAGGCGTTAACAGTTAAAATTGGACGAGGCTTAATAGGTAAAGTAGTAGATTCGTTAGGGAGTAGCCTTGATCAATCATTATTACCAACAGGGCTATCAAATCATTTAACTGAAATCGCACCGCCTAATCCCATGTTGCGTCCCCGTATTTCCGAGGCGATACAAGTAGGTGTAAAGGCAATTGATTCCATGTTAACAGTTGGAAAAGGCCAACGGATCGGAATTTTTGCAGGGAGCGGTGTTGGAAAAAGCACCTTACTTGGTATGATTGCCCGAAATAGTAATGCTGATATTCATGTTATTGCATTAATTGGCGAACGCGGCAGGGAAGTCAGGGAATTCATCGAGAAAGATCTTGGCGAAGAAGGATTGAAAAAATCAATCGTTGTTGTTGCTACTTCCGATCAGCCTGCCTTGATGCGTATAAAAGGTGCTTACACTGCAACTGCAATTAGTGAATATTTTCGTGATTTGGGATACCATGTAAATTTAATGATGGATTCGGTAACAAGGGTTGCGATGGCACAAAGAGAAGTAGGTCTTGCAACAGGTGAACCTCCAACAACAAAAGGCTACACACCATCTGTCTTTGCTGCTTTGCCTAAATTACTGGAGCGTACGGGTACCAATGAACATGGTGCCATCACCGCGTTTTATACGGTATTGGTTGATGGTGATGATATGAATGAACCAATAGCTGATACGGTTCGAGGGATTTTAGATGGTCATTTTGTAATGGATCGAAAATTAGCAGAGCAAGGCCAATATCCTGCTATAAATGTGTTAAAGTCCATCAGTCGAGTGATGAATCAGATAACAGGCAGCGAGCATCAGAAAATTGCTACCGGGATTCGTTCCCTAATGGCTACATATGAGGAACACAGTGAATTGATTAACATAGGAGCATATAAGCGCGGTACTGATAAGGAAATAGATAAGGCTATTGCTTACCACCCAAAAATCCAAGCATTTTTAAGACAGGATGTTTTCGAATATAGAACGTTTGTTGAAACGATAGAAATGATGAAGGCGCTGCTTCATGGAGGTACAAAATAATGGCTGAGACAATTACCTTATCCAAACTATTACATGTCTATGAAAATGAAAGAAAAGATGCACAAAGAGCATATCACCATGCTCTAGCTTTTTTTGAGGACATAGCAACACAACTTTATACATTACTAAGAAAAAAAGAAGATGCAGAAACATTATATGATAATAGTCTTCCAATCACGGTACCACTCGAGAAAATCAAAGGACAAGTTGCCTATATTGAACGACTTAATCATCAAATTCTGAGATTACAGCAACAAGTACAGCATGCAAGATCAGATATGCACTCAAAGCAATTAAAATTAACAGATGCGCACGTAGAAGTTAAAAAATACGAAAAAATCATCGATACCCGTATAAAGTCGGAGAAAGAAGTGGAAGCCAAGCGAGAAAAAGCTTCGATGGATGAGATTTCAATTCAACAATTCTTAAGCCATAAAAACAGGTGAAGCAAATGGTAAAACAGAAGAGGGAAGAAAGGAAGAAAATGAACCCGATTTTGGGGTTTCTTTTCGCCGTTGTGATTCCAATCATAGTGGCGGTAACACTCGCAATTATTATATTTGCTGCTGCCGGTGTAAATGTTATGGATTGGGCGAAGGAAAAAGGGAGTGCTATTCCTGTTATATCTTCTTTCATTACAACACCGGAGGAGGAAAATATACAACGCGAAAGTGAACAAGTGCAAGCAGAAATAGAACGTAAAGATACAGAAATTGAGGAATTAAATCAGACTGTTAATGACCTGGAATCTACGATAGAACAAATGGAACAGGAAATAGTTAAATTGGAAAACAACACAAACGTTGATTCCAACGAGGAAAATGAGCAAGAAGCACCAGAAGGAGAAAGGGATACAGTTAAAACAGTTTCCAATTCCTTTACAGATATGGATAAAGAACAAGCTGCTTTAATTGTGGCAGACTTGGAGGAGGAAACAGCCATATCTATTTTACAAGAAGTATCTGACGAAGTTCGAGGGGAAATTTTGGAGGAAATGGAACCTGAAACTGCAGCATCATTAACACAATTATTGATCGATAGTGATAATTGATATTTATACTAAAAAGGGGGTGAGAAAATGAATGCAATCGGAATGCCTTTTCAACAAATAGAAGCACCTAAAACAATTCAAGTCGGTTCGAAGCAGATTAAAACAGAAGAAAATACATCATCATTTCAAGCATTATTAAAAGATGAAAAAACCACACCATTATCCATTATGGATCACGTTTTACGAAACAACCAAACAGATGAGCAACGGATAAATATGGAAAACGCCTCTGCAAGCATTTACAATATGATAGCTGGAACAAATGAATCGGAAAATGTAAGCCTCTCGAAGAAAATTGGAAATGAAGTAGATATTAAAAATATGATTCTAGAGCAGTGGACCACCTTAGGCAGTGTGAATACCGAGCAAATAGGGCCTGAGGTCATAACAGCTATTGAGAAAGTGGATATCGAACTTTTTAGTAAGTTTGAAACACTTATATCTCAAATTGAAAATAAGCAGGATATAAAAAAAGTAGCACCTAAAATACTCGAACTGCTAGAGCACTGGACAACTTTTGAAAAAAAGACGAGTGGTGATTTGAGTGCTTTATCTTCACTGAAAAGTGAGGGAACAAAAGCGTTAGCAGTATGGAGAGAATTAGTACAATCCTTTCAAAAATGGGACCAAATAGCGGCTAAACATCAATATAATAATAATGCTAAAGTAACGAGCACAGATGTGGCAAAGTGGATTGGCAGTGCCTTGGAAAATCAAGTTACAAGTGATAGACCAGCAGGACAACAAAGCTTTTCAACAGCTAGTATTACGAACATGCCTGTTACCAGACTTGAACAATATGTGATCCATGTTAATCAAACCAAAGCTTGGCAACCGGTTGATAAACAATTGATAGAACAGTTTCAAAAGATTACGCAATCAAGTAAATTTTCAGTGATGCCAAATGGAACGAAGCAATTATCCATGGTATTTCGGCCTGATAATTTAGGGGAAATAATGGTGCGTCTCGTGCAGGTTAATGGGGAAATGACTGCGAAGATTCTTGTCAGCTCTCAAGCAGCAAAAGAAATACTTGAATCCAACATAGGTCAATTAAGGAATATGTTTTCACCCACACAGGTCGTTATTGAAAAACAGGAATTAACTGCACAGCAAGAACAAGATTTAAATAAGGACGAGCAAGAAGAACAGCTGACAGACCAGGAACAGAGACAATCACAGGATTCAGATCAAGGGGATAAGCAGCATTCCGGGGAAGACTTTAAGACACAGTTTCAGGAATTATTAATGAGTGAGAAAGTGTAGGTGTTTACAATGACAACGATCGATCCAAGTTTATACTTGCATAATCAGGCAACAACCCGCACTCCAAGTGCAGAACTTGGGAAGAATGAATTTTTGCAAATATTGATGACGCAGCTACAAAATCAAGATCCGACAAAGCCAATGGACGATACGGAATTCATATCTCAATTGGCCACATTTTCTCAATTGGAACAAAGTATGAATATGGCAAATTCAATTGAACAACTTGTGCAAAATCAATTTATATCTCCAGTAATCCAAAACAGCCATATGATAGATAAAGAGGTTTCTTATCAAGCTTATGATAAGGAAACAGGCGATAAACTGGATATTGAAAGTAGTAGTGTAGTTGCAGTCAGTCAGTATGAAGGTCACGCTGTATTAGAGCTGGATAATGGTGAGGGTATCTATGCCGATGCAGTTTTACAAATTAATAAACCAACTGCTGAGGGTAGGGATGATAATGTAATAGATCCTCTTCCTAAAGGAAGTGAATGATATGGATCACCCTATTCACCAGCTACAGCAACACCATAAAGTACAAATGCCTACGGTAAAAAAACAAAGTGCGGGGCAATCGTCAGACATTTACTTTCGAGAAATTTTAGCTGATAAACAAAATCTAAAAATCAGTAAGCATGCACAACAGCGTATGAATGAGCGAAATATTTATCTAAATGAAAGTCAGTGGAGCGCTATTACAGAAAAAATGGATGAAGCAAAAGGGAAAGGTGTAACGGATTCATTGGTACTTACAAACGATGCTGCATTATTAGTAAGCACAAAAAATAACACCATAGTAACAGCATTGAATCGTGAAGAAGCTACAAGTAGAATTTTCACCAATATTAACGGAGCGATTGTAATTAATGAATAGGCCGGCCCCGAGTGGGAGGCCAATAAGCTGTTGATGAATGATACAGCTAAATCTACTAAACCATGAAGGGAAGAATATATTATGTTACGTTCCATGTATGCAGGTATATCAGGAATGAAAGGTTTTCAAACAAAATTGGATGTTATCGGTAATAATATTGCCAATGTGAATACATCAGGCTTTAAGAAAGGCCGTGTGACATTTCAGGATATGATGAGTCAAACGACATCAGGTGCATCAGGCCCAACGGGTAACCGTGGTGGCGTCAATCCTGCTCAGGTTGGATTGGGGTCGCAATTAGGTTCCATCGATAATATCCATACACAGGGGTTTAGTCAAACGACGAACAACCCGCTCGATCTTCAATTACAAGGGGATGGGATGTTCATCCTTGAAACTCCGGATGGGCAAGCGTACACGCGCGCGGGAAATTTTTATCTGGATGCGGATGATAATATCGTCGATTCTGATGGGAATTATTTAGTAGACGTTGACGGGGACGCTCCAATAACTATTGATGAAGGGGCGACAAGCATCAGTGTTGAACAGGATGGTACCATTACGTTTGTTGACGGTAATAATGAACCGCAGGAAGCTGGGCAAATCGGTATTGCTATTTTTTCCAATCCTGAAGGTCTTGAAAAAGATGGCGGTAATGTTTATACAAATACAAATAATGCCGGATTAGTTGGCATAATGGAACCCGAAGTGGATGGCGCCGCGACAATCGTCAGTGGAGCTTTGGAAATGTCCAATGTTGACCTTGCTGAAGAATTCACAGAAATGATTACGGCACAACGTGGTTTTCAGGCCAACACCAGAATCATCACAACATCAGATGAAATTCTACAGGAGCTCGTTAATCTAAAACGGTAATAAGGGGAAGGAAGTGCTTACCTAAAAATTTAAGCACCCGAATAACGATGATTCAATTAACTCGTTTAAATTCAGAACCATTTACACTAAACGCTATTATGATTGAACAAATTCAAACACTACCGGATACAACGATTACGTTAACAAGCGGCAAGAAGATTGTTGTGAAAAATTCGGAGTCTGAAGTAATTGCGTTAATCACGGATTATTACCGAAAAATTGGTATAGAAGGAACGCTTAAAGAGGCGGGTGAGACAAGTGAATAGATTGGTCAAGGTAATGCTAACCTCCTTAGCAACAATATTCGTAGGGGCTACTATAACATTAGTAGTAGTGTTGTATACGACAAATGATACAAATGCTGGAGAATCCGAATCAATCGATACTATTGTGGAGCATTCCTATGAGTCTCCTGAAATAACCACTGACCTCCAGGATGGCAGCTTCGTACGTATACAATTCCAAATCTTAACAGATGGAGAAGCGGCAAAAGAAGAAATTAGCAAAAGAGACTTTCAAATAAGTAACATTTTAATTAAAGAGCTCGCAAAAATGAACAAGGATGATTTCAAGTCAGGGTTAGCTGAATTGGAAGATGTTGTAAAGTCAAAGCTGAATGAAGTCTTGATAGAAGGCGCTGTAACAGATGTCTATACAATAAACAAAATCCTGCAATAGAAACAATTATGCAAGCTAACTACTCCATTATGGAGGTGAGTATTTTAAATGGATGAGGTACTTTCGCAAAATGAAATTGATGCACTTTTGTCTGCAATAACTACAGGTGAAATGGATGCAGAAGAATTGAAAAAAGAAGAACAGGAAAGAAAGGTTCGTGTTTATGATTTCAAACGGGCATTGCGCTTTTCAAAAGATCAAATTCGGAGTATATCGAGAATCCACGAAAATTACGCTCGTTTATTGACAACTTTTTTCTCGGCACAGTTAAGAACATATGTGAATATTTCCGTTGCTTCTGTAGATCAAGTGCCATACGAAGAATTTATCCGCTCCATCCCTAAATTAACTGTATTAAATATATATAGTGTTTCTCCGCTTGATGGGAGGTTAATTATGGAGGTAAACCCCAATATTGCTTATGCAATGCTTGATCGCATACTTGGAGGAAAAGGAAGCAGCGTACATAAGATTGATAGTTTAACAGAAATTGAAACAATACTATTGTCACAGCTTTTTGAGAAAGCAGTTGTTAATCTCCAAGAGGCTTGGGCCTCAATCGTGGAAATTGATCCCATTCTTGAAGAATTTGAAATGAATCCGCAATTCCTTCAGATGGTATCTCCAAATGAAACGGTAGTTGTTGTCTCCCTAAATACAACAATTGGAGAAACCAGTGGGATGATTAATATATGTATTCCGCATATTATACTAGAACCTATCATTTCCAAGCTATCTGTTCATTACTGGATGCAAACAACGACGAAAAATAGAGATTTGGATGCATATGAAAAAATGACCAAAAATCTCCAGTATGCAAAAATCGAGGCTAAAGCCAGTCTGGGTGAGACGGATATTACGATTCAACAATTTTTAAATTTGAACAAAGATGATGTAATAGCTTTAAATCAACCAATTGAAGATCCACTTACATTGGCAATTAATAATAAGCATAAGTTTTATGTCCAGCCTGGTAAATCTAAAAATAAAATGGCGATGCAAGTATTGGAAGAAATTAAAGGGGTGAATGAGATTGACGAATGACGGGATGCTTTCACAAGATGAAATAGATGCGCTCTTGAAAGTAAGTGCAGAAGAAAATGTCGGTGATATATACGATCTATCGAGTTTGGAAGAGGATACACTGGGTGAAATCGGAAATATCTCATTTGGCAGTTCTGCTACGACACTTTCGATGTTGCTTAACCAAAAAGTTGAAATTACAACACCACATGTATCCATTGTTCAGAAAAAAGAAGTGGAGCAGGAACATACATTTGAATCTGTACGTATACTTGTTCATTATACAAAAGGACTTATCGGCAAAAATGTATTTATTATGAAGAAAGAGGATGCCGCGGTAATTTCTGATATTCTGTTGGGTGGCGATGGCACATCTCCTGAGAATGAGCTAAATGACATTCATTTAAGTGCTATTCAGGAAGCAATGAATCAAATGATGGGAGCAGCAGCAACAAGCATGTCGACTGTTTTTAATAAAAAGGTCGATATAACCCCACCATCCATTACAAATAAAGAAAATGCTGCATCTTTTATTGAAGAAGAGGCTTATGTCAAGGTTTCTTTCCAATTAAGGGTTGGCAACTTAATAGATTCCAGAATCATGCAATTGATTCCTTTTCACTTTGCTAAAGAACTTGTGGATCAAGTACTGAATCAGGAAACAGAGAACGAAACAGAAGTCAAAATCGAATCGCCAGAAAAACAAAACGAATCTGGCATGCAGCGTGATCAACCAATCGAGGAAAACAATACGTCTGTGCAATATTTAGGAAATGCCATGGATCAAAATAATGCAACGATTCAAGAGGCAACATTCTCTGAGTTTAACCAAGTGGAATTAAATAAAACAGAACAACGGAATTTAGATATGCTTTTAGATATACCATTGAAGGTTACTGTTGAACTTGGACGCACAAAACGAAATATTAAGGATATATTGGATTTAGCACCGGGTTCCATTGTTGAACTTGATAAATTGGCAGGGGAACCTGTAGATATTCTAGTCAATGAAAAGTTAGTGGCTAGAGGAGAAGTTGTTGTCATTGATGAGAATTTTGGTGTCCGCGTATCGGATGTAATCAGCCAAACCGATCGTTTGATGAAACTGAAATAAACATGAATGAAGGGGATTAATCAATGGCAGATCGTATTTTAATTGTAGATGATGCAGCATTTATGCGAATGATGATTAAAGATATTCTTATTAAAAATGGATTCCATGTAGTTGGGGAAGCAGAAGATGGTTTAGAAGCGGTGGAGAAATATAAAGAACTTACGCCTGATCTTGTAACCATGGATATTACAATGCCTGAAATGGACGGGATAACAGCATTAAAACAAATCTTAGAAGTAAACAGTGGAGCAAAGATAATTATGTGTTCAGCAATGGGACAGCAAGCAATGGTAATTGATGCTATTCAAGCTGGGGCTAAGGATTTTATTGTTAAACCATTTCAATCTGACCGGGTAATTGAAGCAATACAAAAGGCCTTAAATTAAGAAACGAGTGAGTATGTTGATAAAAAAACTATTGATTGCCATCGGTCTTATGATCCTTCTCTTTTGTACTGCTTTTTCAGGTCTTGTTGAAGCGAGTAACAAGGTATCCGATTGCCTGGATGGTAATACTGAGTGCGAAGATGAGTTAGAGCCAACACCTACCAATGAATCTGAAACAGAACAGGATGAATCAACAGGGGGCACTGAAAATAACGGATTGTTGTTATTCGATTTAGTGAAAATGTTTTTTGCTTTACTATTAGTCCTTGCACTTATTTATTTATTGATCAAATTTTTAGGTAAACGCAATAAATTATTTCATCAAGTAAAAGCATTGGAAAATTTGGGGGGTATATCGGTTGGACAGAACAAGTCGATTCAACTTGTTCGAATAGGAACAAAGGTTTATTTGATTGGTGTCGGCGAGAATGTAGAAATGCTACAAGAGATCACTGATGATGAAATAAAAAAAGATTTATTACATATAGAGTCAAATGAAGATAAGGATTTTTCCGCAGGAGCATTATTCAAATCATTCCTGCAGCCAAAATCAGATGGGGATAGTTATGAAGCGAATCAATCAAAACATGAATTTAAACAGCTGTTTTCAAATGAACTGGAGAAATTGAAGACAAACAGAAAAAATATAATCAAATGGCAAAATCAGAAGGAAGATAAGCATGAATGAATTTATAGATATGTTTTCCGGTTCTGATCCTTCAGCTGTGTCAACATCAGTTAAATTACTATTACTATTAACTGTTTTATCCTTGGCGCCGGGTATTTTAATTCTAATGACAAGCTTTGCTCGTATTATTATTGTTCTGTCATTTGTTCGGACGTCACTCGCAACACAGCAAATGCCTCCAAATCAGGTTTTAATAGGGCTTGCATTATTTCTAACCTTTTTTATTATGGCTCCAACATTTAGTCAGGTTTATGATGAAGCTTTGCAGCCATTATTTGAGGAGGATATTACGCTTGATGAGGCCTACGCACGAGCAAGTGAACCAATGAAAGATTTTATGGCAAGACACACCAGACAAGCAGATTTGGCATTATTTGTAAGTTATGCTGAAATGGAGGCCCTGAAAGTGTATCGGATATTCCATTAACGATGCTTGTACCAGCGTTTGCCATCAGTGAATTAAAAACAGCCTTTCAAATGGGCTTTATGATTTTTGTTCCTTTTTTAATTATTGATATGGCAGTCGCCAGTGTTTTAATGTCAATGGGAATGATGATGCTGCCTCCGGTTATGATTTCATTACCATTTAAAATTTTATTATTCGTTTTAGTTGATGGGTGGCATTTAATTACACATTCATTATTGGATGGCTTTTAATGTTGCTTGGTTTAAGGAGGAGAGGGGCTTTAGAAAGTGACTAGTGAATTTGTTTTAGCTTTGGCAGAAAGAGGCATTTATACGACATTACTCGTTACTGGTCCACTGCTTATTTTGGCATTGGCAGTAGGACTTTTAGTAAGTATTTTTCAAGCAACAACCCAAATTCAGGAACAAACCCTGGCCTTTATTCCAAAAATAGTGGCTGTATTAGTAGGACTGGTTTTCTTTGGGCCTTGGATGCTTACTATAATGATAGAGTTTACTACCGATTTATTTCATAATCTAAATCAGTTTGTAGGGTAAGTTATGACGGACATCATTAATATAAATAGTATCCCAGTATTTTTACTTATTTTGGTTCGTGTATTGGCCTTTTTTGTTACATTACCATTGTTCTCATACCGGACAGTGCCATTACCATTTAAAATTGGATTTAGTTTCTTTCTCGCGTTTATTATGTTTTATACTGTTGATGCTTCTGCCATAAATATTGATGAAATGTATATATTTCTGCTTGTTAAAGAAGCGCTTGTCGGACTGTTAATTGGTTTAATCGCATTTATTATTCTATCAGCAATTCAGGTTGCCGGTGGTTTTATTGATTTTCAAATGGGTTTTGCTATCGCAAATGTAATGGACCCGCAAACAGGTGCACAAAGCCCCTTAACCGGTCAGTATCTGTATATCTTTGCACTCCTATTCTTATTATCGGTTAATGGTCACCATTTATTAATAGATGGAATTTTTAATAGTTATCATTTCATACCGATTGATGCCTTTATCCCATTTCAGGATAGATCAATTGCTGATTTTGTAATCGAAACGTTTAATCAAATGTTTATTATTGCATTTCAAATGGCTATACCGATCGTTGGTTGCCTGTTTTTAGTTGATGTTGCTTTAGGGATTATCGCAAGGGCAGTACCGCAGTTAAATGTTTTTGTCGTTGGGTTGCCGTTGAAAATTTTAGTGAGCTTTATTGTCATCTTATTTTTTCTAAGCCTCTATATTGCGCTTGCAAGAAATTTATTCGAGATTATGTTTGATGCAATGCGGGGGCTGTTGCAATTGTTCGGAGGTGCTTAACTTGCATTTGAGGATGGATTTACAATTTTTTGCAGGTGAAAAAACAGAAAAAGCTACCCCGAAGAAAAAACATGATGAAAGGCAAAAAGGAAAGGTAGCAAAAAGCCAGGATGTAAATACAGCTATTCTATTATTATTTACATTTATTATATTATTTGTTTTTGGCAACGCCATGAGAAACAGTATGACAACTTTATATGAGCACTCATTTACAGAGTTTATCCATTGGGAGGTAACACAAAACTCCGTTCATCAGCTATTTTCCGGAGCAACGATTGAAATAGCAAAAATACTTGCGCCAATTATGCTTGCTGCCATTATTGCGGGATTTGCTTCCAATCTTACGCAAATTGGATTTTTGTTTACTGCCAAACCGTTGAAAATGGATTTGAA is part of the Virgibacillus sp. NKC19-16 genome and harbors:
- the fliJ gene encoding flagellar export protein FliJ encodes the protein MAETITLSKLLHVYENERKDAQRAYHHALAFFEDIATQLYTLLRKKEDAETLYDNSLPITVPLEKIKGQVAYIERLNHQILRLQQQVQHARSDMHSKQLKLTDAHVEVKKYEKIIDTRIKSEKEVEAKREKASMDEISIQQFLSHKNR
- the fliI gene encoding flagellar protein export ATPase FliI produces the protein MDTTHYHAAIEQADTYKRYGKVLRVVGLMIESLGPVANIGEVCYIHASSTNRAPILSEVVGFNNEKLLLMPYGEVAEIGSGCLVESTGKALTVKIGRGLIGKVVDSLGSSLDQSLLPTGLSNHLTEIAPPNPMLRPRISEAIQVGVKAIDSMLTVGKGQRIGIFAGSGVGKSTLLGMIARNSNADIHVIALIGERGREVREFIEKDLGEEGLKKSIVVVATSDQPALMRIKGAYTATAISEYFRDLGYHVNLMMDSVTRVAMAQREVGLATGEPPTTKGYTPSVFAALPKLLERTGTNEHGAITAFYTVLVDGDDMNEPIADTVRGILDGHFVMDRKLAEQGQYPAINVLKSISRVMNQITGSEHQKIATGIRSLMATYEEHSELINIGAYKRGTDKEIDKAIAYHPKIQAFLRQDVFEYRTFVETIEMMKALLHGGTK
- the flgD gene encoding flagellar hook assembly protein FlgD; its protein translation is MTTIDPSLYLHNQATTRTPSAELGKNEFLQILMTQLQNQDPTKPMDDTEFISQLATFSQLEQSMNMANSIEQLVQNQFISPVIQNSHMIDKEVSYQAYDKETGDKLDIESSSVVAVSQYEGHAVLELDNGEGIYADAVLQINKPTAEGRDDNVIDPLPKGSE
- the fliH gene encoding flagellar assembly protein FliH; the protein is MSSHLNEHRVIEIKPIQFSKKTRDECLKQENNLQDEINKAKDQLQSLYDQKELLLHETKVQIEKEKRDWEDEKQQYIERSKEEGYKAGFLQGEEASLAKYQHIVDKANTMTDEAIRDYHSTIDKSEEAILDLAIHIAENIMKQKLTDEPNSFLSIVKAAIKELKDQSVISIYLHPTNYEYVLKQKDELVIILENEIKLAIYVNEDIQENGCLIKYPYGQIDAGIDTQLKQIRNVLHEITTETK
- the fliG gene encoding flagellar motor switch protein FliG; its protein translation is MAKQKETLSGKQKAAILLISLGPDVSAQVYKHLTEEEIEKLSLEISSVKKVNSHLKDDVLDQFHQIALAQDYISQGGIGYAKTVLEKAFGTEEAETIINRLTSSLQVRPFDFARKADPQQVFNFIQSEHPQTIALILSYLDAEQSGQILSELPQKMQADVAKRIATMDSTSPEIISQVEQVLERNISSSLTEDYTQTGGIQAVVEVLNGVDRGTERTILDDLETQDPELAEEIKKRMFVFEDIVILDNRAIQRVIRDVDHEDLRLSLKVASDEVKDIVFKNMSSRMVETFKEEMEYMGPVRLRDVEEAQTRIVAVIRRLEDVGEIIIARGGGDDIIV
- a CDS encoding magnesium transporter MgtE N-terminal domain-containing protein, whose protein sequence is MVKQKREERKKMNPILGFLFAVVIPIIVAVTLAIIIFAAAGVNVMDWAKEKGSAIPVISSFITTPEEENIQRESEQVQAEIERKDTEIEELNQTVNDLESTIEQMEQEIVKLENNTNVDSNEENEQEAPEGERDTVKTVSNSFTDMDKEQAALIVADLEEETAISILQEVSDEVRGEILEEMEPETAASLTQLLIDSDN
- a CDS encoding TIGR02530 family flagellar biosynthesis protein — protein: MDHPIHQLQQHHKVQMPTVKKQSAGQSSDIYFREILADKQNLKISKHAQQRMNERNIYLNESQWSAITEKMDEAKGKGVTDSLVLTNDAALLVSTKNNTIVTALNREEATSRIFTNINGAIVINE
- a CDS encoding flagellar hook-length control protein FliK, producing the protein MNAIGMPFQQIEAPKTIQVGSKQIKTEENTSSFQALLKDEKTTPLSIMDHVLRNNQTDEQRINMENASASIYNMIAGTNESENVSLSKKIGNEVDIKNMILEQWTTLGSVNTEQIGPEVITAIEKVDIELFSKFETLISQIENKQDIKKVAPKILELLEHWTTFEKKTSGDLSALSSLKSEGTKALAVWRELVQSFQKWDQIAAKHQYNNNAKVTSTDVAKWIGSALENQVTSDRPAGQQSFSTASITNMPVTRLEQYVIHVNQTKAWQPVDKQLIEQFQKITQSSKFSVMPNGTKQLSMVFRPDNLGEIMVRLVQVNGEMTAKILVSSQAAKEILESNIGQLRNMFSPTQVVIEKQELTAQQEQDLNKDEQEEQLTDQEQRQSQDSDQGDKQHSGEDFKTQFQELLMSEKV